A window from Cellulomonas sp. C5510 encodes these proteins:
- the gnd gene encoding phosphogluconate dehydrogenase (NAD(+)-dependent, decarboxylating): MRIGLVGLGRMGANMRDRMRRAGIEVTGYDRNPEVSDVASLADLVAALPEGDRIVWVMVPAGEVTHGVIEELAGLLGAGDLVIDGGNSYFGDDKGHAAQLGERGIHFVDVGVSGGVWGLANGYGLMVGGDAEQVARVMPVFDALRPEGPREEGFVHAGAVGAGHYAKMVHNGIEYGLMQAYAEGYELLAAKDIVTDVAGTMKAWQRGTVVRSWLLELLVKALEEDQDFEAIDDWVADSGEGRWTVDEAIEAAVPLPVITAALFARFQSRQEESPAMKAVAALRQQFGGHAVRAAGAPISGDAPSGVRSEG; this comes from the coding sequence ATGCGGATCGGCCTGGTGGGTCTGGGCAGGATGGGCGCGAACATGCGCGACCGGATGCGGCGCGCGGGGATCGAGGTCACGGGGTACGACCGGAACCCGGAGGTCTCCGACGTCGCGTCGCTGGCCGACCTGGTCGCCGCCCTGCCCGAGGGCGACCGCATCGTCTGGGTCATGGTCCCGGCCGGTGAGGTCACGCACGGCGTGATCGAGGAGCTCGCGGGTCTGCTCGGTGCCGGCGACCTCGTCATCGACGGCGGCAACTCGTACTTCGGCGACGACAAGGGGCACGCCGCGCAGCTCGGCGAGCGCGGGATCCACTTCGTCGACGTCGGCGTCTCCGGCGGCGTGTGGGGGCTCGCCAACGGCTACGGACTCATGGTCGGCGGAGACGCCGAGCAGGTCGCCCGCGTGATGCCCGTGTTCGACGCCCTGCGACCCGAGGGCCCCCGCGAGGAGGGCTTCGTGCACGCGGGCGCGGTGGGCGCCGGGCACTACGCGAAGATGGTGCACAACGGCATCGAGTACGGCCTCATGCAGGCGTACGCCGAGGGCTACGAGCTGCTGGCGGCCAAGGACATCGTGACCGACGTCGCCGGCACCATGAAGGCCTGGCAGCGCGGCACCGTCGTGCGGTCCTGGCTGCTGGAGCTGCTGGTCAAGGCGCTCGAGGAGGACCAGGACTTCGAGGCGATCGACGACTGGGTCGCGGACTCCGGCGAGGGACGCTGGACGGTCGACGAGGCCATCGAGGCCGCGGTCCCGCTGCCCGTCATCACCGCCGCGCTGTTCGCCCGGTTCCAGTCCCGCCAGGAGGAGTCGCCGGCCATGAAGGCCGTCGCCGCACTGCGTCAGCAGTTCGGCGGGCACGCCGTCCGCGCCGCCGGCGCCCCGATCTCCGGCGACGCCCCGTCGGGCGTGCGCTCGGAGGGCTGA
- the recF gene encoding DNA replication/repair protein RecF — protein sequence MYVSHLSLTDFRSYHQVDLTFEPGITALVGPNGQGKTNLVEAIGYVSTFSSHRVPTDAPLVRAGAPAAVVRSRIVRAQDDGSERALVIDIQLGSGRSNRVKLNGTPSRARDVVGALRSVLFAPEDLALVKGDPDGRRRFVDELAVQVTPRLAGVFSEYDRVVRQRTALLKSAAGFRGSRSGLDLSTLDVWDAKLAELGARVVVARQAVVTALDPYVGDAYERVSEGQGVARVTYRSSLAAALGADEDGDGAARRPGGGPHAGAGHAEVEAQMLEALARVRPKELERGVCLVGPHRDDLTLVLGDLPAKGYASHGESWSFALALRLASYDLLTHGPRPGTGDDAAALWVADSGPDGEPVLMLDDVFAELDARRRARLAEMVAGARQVFVTAAVPGDVPDRLAGARFDVLASEVARAGA from the coding sequence ATGTACGTCTCGCACCTGTCCCTGACGGACTTCCGGTCGTACCACCAGGTCGACCTGACCTTCGAGCCGGGGATCACCGCGCTCGTCGGTCCGAACGGGCAGGGCAAGACGAACCTCGTCGAGGCGATCGGCTACGTCTCGACGTTCTCGAGCCACCGCGTGCCGACCGACGCGCCGCTCGTCCGGGCGGGCGCACCGGCGGCCGTGGTGCGCTCGCGCATCGTCCGCGCGCAGGACGACGGGTCCGAGCGGGCTCTGGTGATCGACATCCAGCTCGGCTCGGGCCGGTCGAACCGCGTGAAGCTGAACGGCACGCCGTCGCGTGCCCGGGACGTGGTCGGTGCCCTGCGGTCGGTGCTGTTCGCGCCTGAGGACCTCGCGCTGGTGAAGGGGGACCCGGACGGCCGCCGGCGTTTCGTGGACGAGCTGGCGGTGCAGGTCACGCCGCGGCTCGCGGGCGTGTTCTCCGAGTACGACCGCGTGGTGCGGCAGCGCACGGCGCTCCTGAAGTCGGCGGCCGGCTTCCGCGGCTCCCGGTCGGGCCTCGACCTCAGCACCCTGGACGTCTGGGACGCGAAGCTCGCGGAGCTCGGTGCCCGGGTCGTCGTCGCCCGCCAGGCGGTGGTGACGGCCCTCGACCCGTACGTGGGTGACGCGTACGAGCGGGTGAGCGAGGGCCAGGGGGTGGCCCGCGTCACGTACAGGTCCTCGCTCGCGGCCGCTCTCGGTGCCGACGAGGACGGCGACGGCGCGGCGCGGCGTCCGGGCGGCGGACCGCACGCCGGTGCGGGGCACGCCGAGGTCGAGGCCCAGATGCTCGAGGCCCTGGCACGCGTCCGGCCCAAGGAGCTGGAGCGCGGCGTCTGCCTGGTCGGCCCGCACCGCGACGACCTGACGCTCGTGCTGGGTGACCTCCCCGCGAAGGGTTACGCCAGCCACGGCGAGTCCTGGTCGTTCGCGCTGGCGCTGCGGCTGGCCTCGTACGACCTGCTCACGCACGGGCCTCGACCCGGGACGGGCGACGACGCCGCGGCGTTGTGGGTGGCGGACAGCGGACCGGACGGCGAGCCGGTCCTCATGCTCGACGACGTGTTCGCGGAGCTCGACGCCCGGAGGCGGGCGCGCCTGGCGGAGATGGTCGCCGGGGCGCGGCAGGTGTTCGTGACGGCGGCCGTGCCGGGCGACGTCCCGGACCGCCTGGCGGGTGCGCGCTTCGACGTGCTGGCGTCGGAGGTCGCCCGTGCCGGCGCCTGA
- a CDS encoding DUF721 domain-containing protein yields MPAPDAAGASAPPGPAGPAGAADAAGSPDAAEGVSPVLDPAVPVCEQLDVTPAAQMARTSLARFRAVARSKGYRPGQQARGRSPLSPAERGGPGIHPRDPQTVSSTMASLFRDRGWVQEVSVGGVIGRWRDVVGDQIADHCTPETFAEGVLVVRTDSSAWAQQLKLLAPQLVRRLSEDVGEGVVQEVRVLGPAGPGFGRGKRSVRGRGARDTWG; encoded by the coding sequence GTGCCGGCGCCTGACGCGGCAGGCGCTTCTGCCCCCCCGGGTCCCGCCGGACCGGCGGGCGCCGCCGACGCGGCGGGCTCCCCGGACGCTGCCGAAGGCGTCTCCCCCGTCCTGGACCCCGCCGTCCCGGTGTGCGAGCAGCTCGACGTCACCCCGGCGGCGCAGATGGCCCGGACGTCCCTCGCCCGGTTCCGTGCGGTGGCCCGGTCCAAGGGGTACCGCCCCGGCCAGCAGGCGCGCGGACGCTCGCCCCTCTCGCCGGCGGAGCGCGGTGGCCCGGGGATCCACCCGCGCGACCCGCAGACCGTGTCCAGCACGATGGCCTCGCTGTTCCGCGACCGCGGCTGGGTGCAGGAGGTGTCGGTCGGCGGGGTGATCGGCCGGTGGCGGGACGTCGTGGGTGACCAGATCGCCGACCACTGCACGCCCGAGACGTTCGCCGAGGGCGTCCTGGTGGTGCGCACCGACTCCTCGGCGTGGGCGCAGCAGCTCAAGCTGCTCGCCCCGCAGCTCGTCCGGCGGCTCTCGGAGGACGTCGGCGAGGGCGTGGTCCAGGAGGTCAGGGTGCTGGGACCGGCCGGGCCGGGCTTCGGGCGCGGCAAGCGCTCGGTGCGCGGCCGGGGGGCGCGGGACACCTGGGGCTGA
- the gyrB gene encoding DNA topoisomerase (ATP-hydrolyzing) subunit B, producing MDGAPAYDASAITVLEGLEAVRKRPGMYIGSTGERGLHHLVYEVVDNSVDEALAGYCDHIEVTLLADGGVRVVDNGRGIPVAIHPTEGRPTVEVVMTILHAGGKFGGGGYAVSGGLHGVGISVVNALSTRVQTVVKRDGYTWEQDFEDGGKPAGELRRGEATQETGTSQTFWADPGIFETVDFDFETLRSRFQQMAFLNKGLQITLTDERPQHGDTEDEVAGSDGAADEAPAAARKVVYRYDGGLVDYVKHLNSAKKVELVHPEVVDFEAEDTERKISVEIALQWTNAYSESVHTYANTISTTEGGTHEEGFRAAMTSLVNRYARDKGILKEKDDNLTGDDIREGLTAVISVKLGEPQFEGQTKTKLGNTEAKTFVQRVVNEQLGDWLDSHPNEARDVIRKAIQASQARIAARKAREATRRKGLLESNSMPGKLKDCQSNNPAECEIFIVEGDSAGGSAVRGRNPQTQAILPLRGKILNVERARLDRALGNAEVQALITAFGTGIGEDFDLSKLRYHKIVLMADADVDGQHIRTLLLTLLYRYMPELILKGHVYMAQPPLFRIKWSNAPHDYVYSDRERDAVLADGQANGKRIPKDNGIQRYKGLGEMDYSELWETTMSPEHRTLLQVTLDEAAAADEIFSVLMGEDVESRRSFIQRNARDVRFLDI from the coding sequence GTGGACGGGGCTCCCGCCTACGACGCCTCCGCGATCACGGTGCTCGAGGGCCTCGAGGCCGTCCGCAAGCGTCCCGGCATGTACATCGGCTCGACCGGTGAGCGCGGCCTGCACCACCTCGTGTACGAGGTCGTCGACAACTCCGTGGACGAGGCGCTCGCGGGGTACTGCGACCACATCGAGGTCACGCTGCTGGCCGACGGCGGGGTGCGCGTCGTCGACAACGGCCGCGGCATCCCCGTCGCGATCCACCCGACGGAGGGCCGCCCGACGGTCGAGGTCGTCATGACCATCCTGCACGCGGGCGGCAAGTTCGGCGGGGGCGGCTACGCGGTCTCCGGCGGCCTGCACGGCGTCGGCATCTCGGTCGTCAACGCCCTGTCGACGCGCGTGCAGACGGTCGTCAAGCGCGACGGGTACACCTGGGAGCAGGACTTCGAGGACGGCGGCAAGCCGGCGGGCGAGCTGCGCCGCGGCGAGGCCACGCAGGAGACCGGCACCTCCCAGACGTTCTGGGCCGACCCGGGCATCTTCGAGACCGTCGACTTCGACTTCGAGACACTGCGCTCGCGGTTCCAGCAGATGGCGTTCCTCAACAAGGGCCTCCAGATCACGCTCACGGACGAGCGCCCGCAGCACGGCGACACCGAGGACGAGGTCGCCGGCAGCGACGGCGCGGCGGACGAGGCTCCGGCTGCGGCCCGCAAGGTCGTGTACCGGTACGACGGCGGCCTGGTCGACTACGTCAAGCACCTCAACTCGGCGAAGAAGGTCGAGCTGGTGCACCCGGAGGTCGTCGACTTCGAGGCGGAGGACACCGAACGCAAGATCTCCGTCGAGATCGCCCTCCAGTGGACGAACGCCTACTCGGAGTCGGTGCACACCTACGCGAACACCATCTCGACCACCGAGGGCGGGACGCACGAGGAGGGCTTCCGCGCCGCGATGACCTCGCTGGTCAACCGGTACGCGCGGGACAAGGGCATCCTCAAGGAGAAGGACGACAACCTCACGGGCGACGACATCCGCGAGGGCCTCACGGCGGTCATCTCGGTCAAGCTCGGCGAGCCGCAGTTCGAGGGTCAGACCAAGACCAAGCTCGGCAACACCGAGGCCAAGACGTTCGTGCAGCGCGTGGTGAACGAGCAGCTCGGCGACTGGCTGGACTCGCACCCCAACGAGGCGCGGGACGTCATCCGCAAGGCCATCCAGGCCAGCCAGGCCCGCATCGCCGCCCGCAAGGCGCGCGAGGCCACCCGGCGCAAGGGCCTGCTCGAGTCGAACTCGATGCCGGGCAAGCTCAAGGACTGCCAGTCCAACAACCCGGCCGAGTGCGAGATCTTCATCGTCGAGGGCGACTCCGCCGGCGGCTCGGCGGTCCGTGGCCGGAACCCGCAGACGCAGGCGATCCTCCCGCTGCGCGGCAAGATCCTCAACGTCGAGCGGGCCCGCCTCGACCGGGCGCTCGGCAACGCCGAGGTCCAGGCGCTCATCACGGCGTTCGGCACCGGCATCGGCGAGGACTTCGACCTCTCCAAGCTGCGCTACCACAAGATCGTGCTCATGGCCGACGCCGACGTCGACGGCCAGCACATCCGGACGCTCCTGCTGACGCTGCTGTACCGGTACATGCCCGAGCTGATCCTCAAGGGCCACGTGTACATGGCGCAGCCGCCGCTGTTCCGCATCAAGTGGTCGAACGCCCCGCACGACTACGTGTACTCCGACCGGGAGCGGGACGCCGTGCTCGCCGACGGCCAGGCGAACGGCAAGCGGATCCCGAAGGACAACGGCATCCAGCGCTACAAGGGTCTGGGCGAGATGGACTACTCGGAGCTCTGGGAGACCACGATGTCCCCCGAGCACCGCACCCTGCTGCAGGTCACGCTCGACGAGGCGGCCGCGGCGGACGAGATCTTCTCCGTGCTCATGGGCGAGGACGTCGAGTCCCGCCGCTCGTTCATCCAGCGCAACGCGCGCGACGTGCGGTTCCTCGACATCTGA
- the gyrA gene encoding DNA gyrase subunit A: MTELTGDNIEHGRIDQVDLQLEMQRSYLDYAMAVIVGRALPDVRDGLKPVHRRVLYAMYDGGYRPDRQFSKCSRVVGDVMGKYHPHGDTAIYDALVRLVQDWSLRYPLVAGQGNFGSPGDDPAAAPRYTECKMAPLAMEMVRDIDEDTVDFQDNYDGRTQEPSILPSRFPNLLVNGSAGIAVGMATNIPPHNLREVAEGVRWHLDNPGASKEELLAALLTRIKGPDFPTGATILGHKGIDEAYRTGRGSITMRAVVEVEEIQGRICLVVTELPYQVNPDTLAKKIADLVRENRVQGIADIRDETSGRTGQRLVIVLKRDAVAKVVLNNLYKHTQLQDTFGANMLALVDGVPRTLSLDAFIRHWTTHQMDVIVRRTSFRLRKAEEQIHIYRGYLKALDALDEVIALIRRSPDADEARTGLMALLDIDELQANAILTLQLRRLAALERQRILDDYAKLEREIQGYRAILESPERQRGIVREELDEIVDKYGDERRTTILPFDGEVSVEDLIAEEEMVVTITRGGYAKRTRSDSYRAQRRGGKGVRGAQLREDDIVDHFFVTTTHHWLLFFTNLGRVYRAKAYELPEGGRDAKGQHVANLLAFQPGEKIAQVLDLRDYEQAEYLVLATKRGLVKKTRLTEYDSNRSGGVIAINLREDENGLPDELVSARIVDSVNDLILVSRKGQSLRFTATDEALRPMGRATSGVTGMKFRADDELLAMDVVREEAFLFTVTQGGIAKRTALTVENYRVQGRGGLGIKVANLPEANGDLVGALVTDADDEVLVIMERGKIVRSATSEVNATGRTTQGVIFAKPDNGDRIIAVARNIERHLGDEAGTVGATGEPDVASAALEDTSATTAPEAPVADETSEEDA; this comes from the coding sequence GTGACAGAGCTGACCGGCGACAACATCGAGCACGGCCGCATCGACCAGGTGGACCTGCAGCTCGAGATGCAGCGGTCCTACCTGGACTACGCGATGGCCGTCATCGTGGGCCGCGCGCTCCCGGACGTCCGCGACGGCCTCAAGCCGGTGCACCGCCGCGTCCTGTACGCGATGTACGACGGCGGCTACCGCCCGGACCGCCAGTTCTCGAAGTGCTCGCGCGTCGTCGGCGACGTCATGGGCAAGTACCACCCGCACGGTGACACGGCGATCTACGACGCCCTGGTCCGCCTGGTGCAGGACTGGTCGCTGCGGTACCCGCTGGTCGCGGGCCAGGGGAACTTCGGGTCGCCCGGCGACGACCCGGCCGCGGCCCCGCGGTACACCGAGTGCAAGATGGCCCCGCTCGCCATGGAGATGGTGCGGGACATCGACGAGGACACCGTCGACTTCCAGGACAACTACGACGGCCGCACCCAGGAGCCGTCGATCCTGCCCTCGCGGTTCCCGAACCTGCTGGTCAACGGCTCCGCCGGCATCGCGGTCGGCATGGCGACCAACATCCCGCCGCACAACCTGCGCGAGGTCGCGGAGGGCGTCCGCTGGCACCTCGACAACCCCGGGGCGTCCAAGGAGGAGCTGCTCGCGGCCCTCCTCACGCGCATCAAGGGGCCGGACTTCCCCACCGGCGCGACGATCCTCGGGCACAAGGGCATCGACGAGGCGTACCGCACGGGGCGTGGCTCCATCACGATGCGCGCGGTCGTCGAGGTCGAGGAGATCCAGGGCCGCATCTGCCTGGTCGTCACCGAGCTGCCGTACCAGGTCAACCCCGACACCCTCGCGAAGAAGATCGCCGACCTGGTGCGCGAGAACCGGGTCCAGGGCATCGCGGACATCCGCGACGAGACCTCCGGCCGCACCGGCCAGCGCCTCGTCATCGTGCTCAAGCGCGACGCCGTCGCGAAGGTCGTGCTCAACAACCTGTACAAGCACACCCAGCTGCAGGACACGTTCGGCGCCAACATGCTCGCGCTGGTCGACGGCGTGCCGCGCACGCTCAGCCTCGACGCGTTCATCCGGCACTGGACGACCCACCAGATGGACGTCATCGTCCGGCGGACCAGCTTCCGGCTGCGCAAGGCCGAGGAGCAGATCCACATCTACCGCGGCTACCTCAAGGCGCTCGACGCGCTCGACGAGGTCATCGCGCTGATCCGTCGCTCCCCCGACGCGGACGAGGCCCGCACCGGGCTGATGGCCCTCCTGGACATCGACGAGCTCCAGGCGAACGCGATCCTCACCCTGCAGCTCCGCCGGCTCGCCGCGCTCGAGCGCCAGAGGATCCTCGACGACTACGCCAAGCTCGAGCGGGAGATCCAGGGCTACCGCGCGATCCTCGAGTCCCCGGAGCGGCAGCGCGGCATCGTCCGCGAGGAGCTCGACGAGATCGTCGACAAGTACGGCGACGAGCGCCGGACCACGATCCTGCCGTTCGACGGCGAGGTGTCGGTCGAGGACCTCATCGCCGAGGAGGAGATGGTCGTCACCATCACCCGCGGCGGCTACGCCAAGCGGACCCGGTCGGACAGCTACCGCGCGCAGCGCCGCGGCGGCAAGGGCGTCCGGGGCGCGCAGCTGCGCGAGGACGACATCGTCGACCACTTCTTCGTCACGACGACCCACCACTGGCTGCTCTTCTTCACCAACCTCGGCCGGGTCTACCGCGCCAAGGCGTACGAGCTGCCCGAGGGTGGCCGGGACGCGAAGGGCCAGCACGTCGCGAACCTGCTGGCGTTCCAGCCGGGCGAGAAGATCGCCCAGGTGCTGGACCTGCGGGACTACGAGCAGGCGGAGTACCTGGTGCTCGCCACCAAGCGCGGCCTGGTCAAGAAGACGCGCCTGACCGAGTACGACTCCAACCGGTCCGGCGGCGTCATCGCGATCAACCTCCGCGAGGACGAGAACGGCCTGCCGGACGAGCTGGTGTCGGCGCGCATCGTCGACTCCGTGAACGACCTGATCCTCGTGTCGCGCAAGGGCCAGTCGCTGCGCTTCACCGCCACCGACGAGGCGCTGCGGCCGATGGGTCGCGCCACCTCCGGCGTCACGGGCATGAAGTTCCGCGCCGACGACGAGCTGCTGGCCATGGACGTGGTCCGTGAGGAGGCGTTCCTGTTCACGGTGACCCAGGGCGGCATCGCCAAGCGCACGGCGCTCACCGTGGAGAACTACCGCGTGCAGGGGCGTGGCGGCCTCGGCATCAAGGTCGCCAACCTCCCGGAGGCGAACGGCGACCTGGTGGGCGCCCTCGTCACCGACGCGGACGACGAGGTGCTGGTCATCATGGAGCGCGGCAAGATCGTGCGCTCGGCCACGTCGGAGGTCAACGCCACGGGTCGCACGACGCAGGGCGTCATCTTCGCGAAGCCCGACAACGGCGACCGGATCATCGCCGTCGCGCGCAACATCGAACGTCACCTCGGCGACGAGGCGGGTACCGTGGGTGCGACGGGCGAGCCGGACGTGGCATCCGCCGCCCTCGAGGACACCAGCGCCACCACAGCTCCGGAAGCCCCGGTGGCTGACGAGACCTCCGAGGAGGATGCGTGA
- a CDS encoding DUF3566 domain-containing protein has translation MSDTPPSIPPRKAADASEKPSGGRTATETSPRGAASTQATPTAPRGSATAPARPATGGASPAGKPAGSSKPAGATSGSAAPASAAPAGAAAAGTATATKPAPRPARDAETATAPRPSVTGAGPRRVRLAISRVDPWSVMKLSFLMSVAIGIMIVVAAAVVWLTLDGLEVFAKLNGLITEILADSDFDIMQYVEFDRVISVATLIGVVDVFLITALSTIGAFLYNITAALVGGVHVTMTDE, from the coding sequence GTGAGCGACACGCCTCCGTCGATCCCGCCGCGCAAGGCCGCGGACGCGTCCGAGAAGCCGTCGGGCGGTCGCACGGCCACCGAGACCTCGCCGCGCGGCGCAGCGTCCACGCAGGCCACGCCCACCGCGCCCCGCGGCTCCGCGACCGCCCCGGCCCGGCCCGCCACCGGCGGCGCGTCGCCCGCGGGCAAGCCCGCGGGTTCCAGCAAGCCGGCCGGCGCGACCTCCGGGTCGGCGGCTCCGGCGTCCGCCGCTCCTGCCGGCGCCGCCGCGGCCGGCACGGCGACCGCCACCAAGCCGGCGCCGCGCCCCGCGCGTGACGCCGAGACCGCGACCGCGCCGCGCCCCTCGGTCACCGGGGCCGGCCCGCGGCGCGTCCGCCTCGCGATCTCGCGGGTCGACCCGTGGTCGGTCATGAAGCTGTCGTTCCTCATGTCCGTCGCGATCGGCATCATGATCGTCGTCGCGGCCGCCGTGGTGTGGCTGACGCTCGACGGGCTCGAGGTGTTCGCCAAGCTCAACGGCCTCATCACCGAGATCCTCGCGGACTCCGACTTCGACATCATGCAGTACGTCGAGTTCGACCGGGTCATCTCCGTGGCCACGCTCATCGGGGTCGTCGACGTCTTCCTCATCACCGCGCTGTCCACCATCGGGGCGTTCCTGTACAATATCACCGCCGCCCTGGTCGGTGGCGTGCACGTCACCATGACGGACGAGTGA
- a CDS encoding DLW-39 family protein, which produces MKKLLLLTAVAVAGYVAWTRYAAERDDRDLWAEVTDPVE; this is translated from the coding sequence GTGAAGAAGCTCCTTCTCCTGACGGCCGTGGCCGTCGCGGGATACGTCGCCTGGACGCGGTACGCCGCCGAGCGCGACGACCGGGACCTGTGGGCCGAGGTCACCGACCCGGTCGAGTAG
- a CDS encoding FAD-dependent oxidoreductase: MKIVVVGGVAAGASVAARARRLDEHAEIVVLERGRHVSFANCGLPYHIGEVIAERERLLLQTPASLRESLDIDVRVAQEVVAVDPEARRVHVLDRDTGREYTEDYDALALCPGAEPVRPALPGADLPEVLVLRRVGDMDRIKARVDEALAAHARGDRGPVRAVVVGAGYIGLETAENLHHRGVHVAVVETADQILPPVDREIAVPVEQHLRSRGVELHLSTAAAAFVARSDGGVDAELTSARTLRADLVVLAVGVRPAAGLARDAGLEIGEHGGVVVDEQMRTSDPHIWAAGDVVETAHPVLPGRWLQPLAGPANRQGRVAAESICGRDTRYRSTQGTSVVKVFDMVAGGTGATERQLRDLGVPYRAVHVHPSGHAGYYPGTAMMHLKVLFDPASGRLLGAQASGFDGVDKRLDVLAVALRAGLTVEDLEEAELAYAPPFGSAKDPVNMAAFVAANTRRGDLDLWYAQEYPQAVDGARLVDVRTPEEFALWHLPGAENVPLATLREASAGWDRSVPVRLYCAVGFRSYLAHRALVQRGFADVRTLSGGSTTFRAWHHVPGEPAPQEPEIPYAAPPTSRTAPVPAEAAAGRLVELDCTGLACPGPIMRLAETVRGLAPGDDVEVRVSDPGFAHDGPAWAAAQGHELLSMQPDGPGFRARFRAGHRAPAQAAPAGQVAAPRDGVSFVVFSGDLDKVLAAFIIANGALAMGKPVSMFFTFWGLNALRRADAPTRPKSVTDRMFAAMMPSGPDALTLSQMHLAGAGTAMIKKVMRDHAVPSLPELLESAVSGGADLTACTMSMDLMGIAASDLVDGVTFAGVASFLGAADRSGTTLFI, encoded by the coding sequence ATGAAGATCGTCGTCGTCGGGGGCGTCGCCGCGGGTGCCTCGGTGGCCGCGCGGGCACGCCGCCTCGACGAGCACGCGGAGATCGTCGTGCTCGAGCGAGGTCGGCACGTGTCGTTCGCGAACTGCGGGCTGCCGTACCACATCGGCGAGGTGATCGCGGAACGTGAGCGGCTGCTGCTGCAGACCCCCGCGTCCCTGCGGGAGAGCCTCGACATCGACGTGCGGGTCGCCCAGGAGGTCGTCGCCGTCGACCCCGAGGCCCGTCGCGTGCACGTGCTGGACCGCGACACCGGACGCGAGTACACGGAGGACTACGACGCGCTCGCGCTGTGCCCGGGCGCGGAGCCCGTCCGCCCGGCGCTGCCCGGCGCCGACCTGCCCGAGGTGCTGGTGCTGCGGCGGGTCGGCGACATGGACCGCATCAAGGCGCGGGTGGACGAGGCGCTGGCGGCGCACGCCCGCGGTGATCGCGGCCCTGTGCGCGCCGTCGTCGTCGGCGCCGGGTACATCGGCCTCGAGACCGCGGAGAACCTCCACCACCGCGGCGTCCACGTCGCCGTGGTCGAGACGGCAGACCAGATCCTGCCGCCCGTCGACCGGGAGATCGCCGTCCCCGTCGAGCAGCATCTGCGCTCACGCGGCGTCGAGCTGCACCTGTCCACGGCGGCAGCGGCGTTCGTCGCCCGGTCCGACGGCGGCGTCGACGCCGAGCTGACCTCCGCGCGCACGCTGCGCGCCGACCTCGTCGTCCTGGCCGTCGGCGTGCGTCCCGCGGCGGGTCTCGCCCGGGACGCCGGGCTCGAGATCGGTGAGCACGGCGGCGTCGTCGTCGACGAGCAGATGCGCACGAGCGACCCGCACATCTGGGCCGCGGGGGACGTCGTGGAGACCGCGCACCCGGTGCTCCCGGGACGGTGGCTGCAGCCGCTGGCCGGTCCGGCGAACCGCCAGGGCCGGGTGGCGGCGGAGAGCATCTGCGGCCGCGACACGCGCTACCGGTCGACGCAGGGGACGTCCGTGGTGAAGGTCTTCGACATGGTCGCGGGCGGCACCGGCGCGACCGAGCGCCAGCTGCGGGACCTCGGCGTTCCGTACCGGGCCGTGCACGTGCACCCGTCCGGCCACGCGGGCTACTACCCCGGCACCGCGATGATGCACCTCAAGGTCCTGTTCGACCCGGCCTCCGGACGGCTGCTCGGCGCGCAGGCCTCGGGTTTCGACGGCGTCGACAAGCGCCTCGACGTCCTCGCGGTCGCGCTCCGCGCGGGGCTGACCGTCGAGGACCTGGAGGAGGCCGAGCTGGCGTACGCCCCGCCGTTCGGCTCGGCCAAGGACCCGGTGAACATGGCGGCGTTCGTCGCCGCCAACACCCGCCGCGGCGACCTCGACCTCTGGTACGCCCAGGAGTACCCGCAGGCCGTGGACGGCGCACGTCTGGTGGACGTGCGCACCCCCGAGGAGTTCGCCCTCTGGCACCTGCCGGGCGCCGAGAACGTCCCCCTCGCGACGCTCCGCGAGGCGAGCGCCGGCTGGGACCGCTCCGTGCCGGTGCGGCTGTACTGCGCGGTCGGCTTCCGGTCCTACCTCGCGCACCGCGCGCTGGTGCAGCGCGGGTTCGCCGACGTGCGCACACTGTCCGGCGGGTCGACGACGTTCCGGGCCTGGCACCACGTCCCCGGGGAGCCCGCGCCGCAGGAGCCGGAGATCCCGTACGCCGCGCCTCCGACGTCACGCACCGCGCCCGTGCCGGCGGAGGCCGCGGCCGGGCGGCTCGTGGAGCTCGACTGCACCGGGCTCGCCTGCCCGGGACCGATCATGCGCCTCGCGGAGACCGTGCGGGGCCTGGCCCCCGGGGACGACGTGGAGGTGCGCGTCTCCGACCCGGGGTTCGCGCACGACGGCCCGGCGTGGGCGGCGGCGCAGGGCCACGAGCTGCTGAGCATGCAGCCCGACGGTCCCGGGTTCCGGGCTCGGTTCCGGGCAGGGCACCGGGCGCCCGCTCAGGCCGCGCCGGCCGGACAGGTCGCCGCGCCACGGGACGGCGTCTCGTTCGTGGTGTTCAGCGGTGACCTCGACAAGGTGCTCGCCGCGTTCATCATCGCGAACGGCGCGCTCGCGATGGGCAAGCCCGTGTCGATGTTCTTCACGTTCTGGGGCCTCAACGCCCTGCGGCGGGCCGATGCGCCCACGCGCCCCAAGAGCGTCACCGACCGGATGTTCGCCGCGATGATGCCCTCCGGGCCGGACGCACTGACCCTGTCGCAGATGCACCTGGCCGGGGCCGGCACGGCGATGATCAAGAAGGTGATGCGCGACCACGCCGTGCCGTCCCTGCCGGAGCTCCTGGAGTCCGCGGTGAGCGGCGGCGCCGACCTCACGGCGTGCACGATGAGCATGGACCTCATGGGCATCGCGGCGAGCGACCTCGTGGACGGCGTGACGTTCGCCGGTGTGGCGTCGTTCCTCGGTGCGGCCGACCGGTCCGGCACGACCCTGTTCATCTGA